The Hyphomonas sediminis genome contains a region encoding:
- a CDS encoding tautomerase family protein, with the protein MPLVTVDVIKDVFTPAQKEEIIRKVTDAMVSIEGEALRSVTWVRIMEVEQGDWGIGGQLLKARDVHQMQGAPAHA; encoded by the coding sequence ATGCCCCTCGTTACCGTTGACGTTATCAAAGACGTGTTCACCCCCGCCCAGAAAGAAGAAATCATCCGCAAGGTGACCGACGCCATGGTCTCCATCGAGGGCGAAGCCCTGCGCAGCGTGACCTGGGTGCGCATCATGGAAGTGGAACAGGGCGACTGGGGCATCGGCGGCCAGCTGCTCAAGGCGCGCGACGTTCACCAGATGCAGGGCGCCCCCGCCCACGCCTGA
- the cobT gene encoding cobaltochelatase subunit CobT has product MPKDTTPQELFKAALAATTKAMSAEREIEVGFGPDVGDHGTRMVLRPPPIEVSAEIAARIRGEADALALRRAHHNPAAHAANRPQGDLPRRVYEAAETARIESLGANAMAGTAGNLEAVLDFRCRSTNFGMGSEDPDAVLAPALEFLLREKLTGRPLPESARRVADVWRARVEEHASGAMDALSGQLHDQAGFARTIRAIIRDLTASDMPGDEAEAEDEAPSEEQDDQQNQSGEDDTSSEEQMGASSEQMEAGDSEELEGEEANVSVDQDVDLEADDTPDETEEGTKPLRPNFQPGDEKDRFNYQVFTRAHDEVANAPDLCDAEELSRLRAYLDHQLQGLQGAVAKLANKLQRRLMAQQNRTWSFDLEEGVLDTARLTRVITDPTSPLSFKQEDDTKFRDTVVTLLLDNSGSMRGRPIMVAALCADILARTLERCQVKTEILGFTTKAWKGGLAREDWMKAGKPQAPGRLNDIRHIVYKQADAPYRRARRNLGLMMREGLLKENIDGEALLWAHDRLLGRPEQRKILMVISDGAPVDDSTLNVNVGNYLERHLRQVIEEIENRSPVELIAIGIGHDVTRYYKRAVTIVDAEQLGGAMTEQLASLFDENEPNPKAMAIPPLTDRTVRGSSAISGASAGAPSYGKKVTTGRDVKTKP; this is encoded by the coding sequence ATGCCCAAAGACACGACCCCTCAGGAACTCTTCAAGGCCGCGCTCGCCGCGACCACCAAGGCCATGAGCGCCGAGCGGGAGATCGAAGTCGGCTTCGGCCCGGATGTGGGCGACCATGGCACGCGCATGGTGCTGCGCCCGCCGCCGATCGAAGTCTCCGCCGAGATCGCTGCGCGCATTCGCGGGGAGGCCGACGCGCTTGCCTTGCGCCGGGCCCACCACAATCCTGCCGCCCATGCGGCCAACCGTCCGCAGGGGGATCTTCCCCGCCGCGTCTATGAGGCGGCCGAAACAGCCCGCATCGAAAGCCTCGGCGCCAATGCCATGGCCGGCACCGCCGGAAACCTTGAAGCCGTGCTCGATTTCCGCTGCCGGTCCACCAATTTCGGCATGGGCTCGGAAGACCCCGACGCCGTGCTCGCCCCGGCGCTGGAATTCCTGCTGCGTGAAAAGCTGACCGGTCGCCCGCTGCCCGAAAGCGCGCGGCGCGTGGCCGATGTCTGGCGCGCCAGGGTCGAGGAACATGCGAGCGGCGCGATGGACGCTCTCTCCGGCCAGCTGCACGATCAGGCCGGTTTTGCGCGCACCATCCGCGCCATCATCCGGGATCTGACGGCTTCGGACATGCCCGGCGATGAAGCCGAGGCCGAAGACGAAGCCCCCTCCGAGGAGCAGGACGACCAGCAAAACCAGTCCGGCGAGGATGACACCTCATCGGAAGAGCAGATGGGCGCTTCCTCCGAACAGATGGAGGCCGGCGACAGCGAGGAGCTGGAAGGGGAGGAGGCAAACGTCTCGGTCGACCAGGATGTCGATCTGGAGGCGGACGATACCCCCGACGAGACCGAGGAAGGCACCAAGCCCCTGCGGCCGAATTTCCAGCCCGGCGACGAGAAGGACCGGTTCAACTACCAGGTCTTCACGCGCGCGCATGACGAGGTGGCCAATGCGCCAGACCTTTGCGACGCCGAGGAGCTTTCCCGCCTGCGCGCCTATCTCGACCACCAGCTGCAAGGCCTGCAGGGCGCCGTCGCCAAGCTCGCCAACAAGCTGCAGCGCCGCCTGATGGCGCAGCAGAACCGCACCTGGTCGTTCGATCTGGAGGAGGGCGTTCTGGATACCGCCCGCCTCACGCGCGTGATCACCGACCCGACCTCGCCGCTCTCCTTCAAGCAGGAAGACGACACGAAGTTCCGCGACACGGTCGTCACGCTGCTGCTGGACAATTCCGGTTCCATGCGCGGGCGCCCGATCATGGTGGCGGCTCTGTGTGCGGATATTCTCGCCCGCACGCTGGAGCGTTGCCAGGTGAAAACCGAAATCCTCGGCTTCACCACGAAAGCCTGGAAGGGCGGTCTCGCACGGGAAGACTGGATGAAGGCGGGCAAGCCGCAGGCGCCCGGCCGCCTGAATGATATTCGCCACATCGTCTACAAGCAGGCCGACGCGCCCTATCGCCGCGCGCGCCGCAATCTCGGCCTGATGATGCGCGAAGGTCTGCTCAAGGAGAATATCGACGGCGAAGCGCTCCTCTGGGCGCATGATCGCCTGCTGGGCCGGCCCGAGCAGCGCAAGATCCTGATGGTGATTTCAGACGGCGCCCCGGTGGACGATTCCACGCTCAACGTGAACGTCGGCAATTATCTGGAACGCCATCTGCGCCAGGTGATCGAGGAAATCGAAAACCGCTCGCCGGTCGAGCTCATCGCCATCGGCATCGGTCATGATGTGACGCGCTATTACAAGCGCGCGGTGACCATCGTGGACGCCGAACAGCTCGGCGGCGCGATGACCGAGCAGCTCGCCTCCCTCTTCGACGAAAACGAGCCAAACCCCAAGGCCATGGCCATCCCTCCGCTCACGGATCGCACGGTTCGCGGCAGCTCCGCCATCAGCGGCGCCTCCGCCGGCGCCCCCAGCTATGGCAAGAAAGTCACCACGGGCAGGGATGTGAAGACGAAGCCCTAG
- the cobS gene encoding cobaltochelatase subunit CobS, which translates to MTVMSDTDALDGLKPTEKINVKKVFGLDTNMVVHGFKTRTEYVPEIDPSYRFDPQTTLAILAGFEHNRRVMVQGYHGTGKSTHIEQVAARLNWPMIRVNLDSHVSRIDMVGKDAIVLKDGVQVTEFREGILPWALQRPVAIVFDEYDAGRPDVMFVIQRVLEASGKLTLLDQNRVIAPNPFFRLFATTNTVGLGDTTGLYHGTQQLNQGQMDRWSIVTTLNYLTHDAEVEIIKAKATGVEDATIAKMVTLADLTRNAFMSGDLSTVMSPRTVITWAENFAIFGDLGHAFRMTFLNKCDELERPLVAEMYQRCFGAELPESPLMVKVA; encoded by the coding sequence ATGACCGTTATGTCCGACACCGATGCCCTCGATGGCCTGAAACCGACCGAAAAGATCAATGTGAAGAAGGTCTTCGGCCTCGACACGAACATGGTCGTCCATGGCTTCAAGACGCGCACCGAATATGTGCCGGAGATTGACCCGTCCTACCGCTTCGACCCCCAGACGACGCTCGCCATCCTGGCAGGCTTCGAGCACAACCGCCGCGTCATGGTGCAGGGCTATCACGGCACGGGTAAGTCGACCCATATCGAGCAGGTCGCCGCCCGCCTCAACTGGCCGATGATCCGTGTGAACCTCGACAGCCATGTCAGCCGGATCGACATGGTCGGCAAGGATGCCATCGTCCTGAAGGACGGCGTTCAGGTCACCGAATTCCGCGAAGGCATTCTCCCCTGGGCGCTTCAGCGCCCCGTCGCCATCGTGTTCGACGAATATGACGCCGGCCGCCCGGATGTGATGTTCGTGATCCAGCGCGTTCTTGAGGCCAGCGGCAAGCTGACCCTGCTCGACCAGAACCGGGTGATCGCGCCCAACCCGTTCTTCCGCCTGTTCGCGACGACCAACACGGTCGGCCTCGGCGATACGACGGGCCTCTATCACGGCACGCAGCAGCTCAACCAGGGCCAGATGGACCGCTGGAGCATTGTCACGACGCTGAACTATCTGACCCATGACGCCGAAGTCGAAATCATCAAGGCCAAGGCCACCGGCGTTGAAGACGCCACCATCGCCAAGATGGTCACCCTGGCTGACCTGACCCGGAACGCGTTCATGTCGGGCGATCTCTCCACCGTGATGAGCCCGCGGACCGTCATCACCTGGGCAGAAAACTTCGCCATCTTTGGCGATCTCGGCCATGCCTTCCGCATGACCTTCCTCAACAAGTGCGACGAACTCGAGCGCCCGCTCGTGGCGGAGATGTACCAGCGCTGCTTCGGCGCCGAACTCCCCGAGAGCCCGCTGATGGTGAAGGTCGCCTGA
- a CDS encoding methyltransferase domain-containing protein, with the protein MPSLKFAGAAALALALMTSACVSEGAASLPDYAAVVADAARPADDVARDAGRHPAAILEITGIAPGDKVLELEAGAGYFTELLSRTVGPDGQVWMQNPASFDGFLGDTVTKRLEGRLTNVTYLKSNFDALGLPDASMDAVTWFQGPHELWYIPEGTTESLGDPEESFAEIARVLKPGGVFIAIDHTAPAGSPPTTGGDTHRIDPALIRQMAEAAGLSFRESSDILRNPDDDGLTNVFDPAIRGKTDQAVLVFTRP; encoded by the coding sequence ATGCCAAGTTTGAAATTTGCAGGCGCCGCCGCTCTGGCGCTGGCCCTGATGACATCTGCCTGCGTCAGCGAAGGCGCTGCGTCCCTTCCAGATTACGCTGCCGTCGTGGCAGACGCCGCCCGTCCGGCAGATGATGTTGCGCGTGACGCCGGGCGCCATCCCGCCGCCATCCTTGAAATCACAGGCATCGCGCCGGGAGACAAGGTGCTCGAACTGGAAGCAGGCGCGGGATATTTCACCGAGCTACTCTCCCGCACAGTTGGCCCCGACGGGCAGGTGTGGATGCAGAACCCGGCCTCCTTCGATGGCTTCCTGGGAGACACGGTCACCAAACGCCTCGAAGGCCGGCTGACAAATGTCACCTATCTCAAATCGAACTTTGACGCGCTTGGCCTGCCGGATGCGTCGATGGACGCCGTCACCTGGTTCCAGGGCCCGCATGAGCTCTGGTACATTCCCGAAGGCACGACCGAGAGCCTGGGTGATCCGGAAGAAAGCTTTGCTGAAATCGCCCGCGTGCTGAAGCCCGGCGGCGTCTTCATTGCCATCGATCACACTGCCCCGGCTGGCTCACCCCCGACAACGGGCGGTGACACGCACCGGATCGATCCGGCGCTGATCCGCCAGATGGCAGAGGCCGCGGGCCTCAGCTTCCGTGAAAGCTCGGACATTCTCCGCAATCCGGACGATGATGGCCTTACCAACGTTTTCGATCCCGCCATTCGCGGGAAGACCGATCAGGCCGTCCTCGTTTTCACCCGGCCCTGA
- the msrA gene encoding peptide-methionine (S)-S-oxide reductase MsrA, whose translation MRLALIAAAIVSLAACNNAVAVPPAAATEAAHPEAAAHEEVAIFAGGCFWCIEAELEEVPGVRTVISGYTGGTTPDPTYKRMGDHAEAVEVIYDPAKVTYPQLLEVFWSNIDPTDEGGQFYDRGSQYRTAIYVLDETQANAARASLEANAKRLKQPIATAVLPATEFYPAEDYHQDYYLKEPGRYEAYKKASGREKTLKEVWQGD comes from the coding sequence ATGCGTCTTGCCCTGATCGCCGCCGCCATCGTCTCGCTTGCGGCCTGCAACAATGCCGTCGCCGTCCCGCCAGCTGCCGCCACAGAGGCCGCCCACCCGGAAGCGGCCGCGCATGAGGAAGTCGCAATCTTCGCCGGCGGATGTTTCTGGTGCATCGAGGCAGAGCTGGAAGAAGTGCCCGGCGTGCGCACGGTCATCTCCGGCTATACCGGCGGCACGACGCCCGACCCGACTTATAAGCGCATGGGCGACCATGCCGAGGCCGTCGAAGTGATCTACGATCCGGCGAAGGTCACCTATCCGCAGCTGCTTGAAGTCTTCTGGTCGAACATCGATCCGACCGATGAAGGTGGCCAGTTCTACGACCGGGGCAGCCAGTATCGCACCGCCATCTATGTGCTGGATGAGACGCAGGCCAATGCCGCGCGTGCCTCGCTGGAGGCGAACGCCAAACGCCTGAAACAGCCCATCGCCACAGCCGTGCTGCCCGCCACTGAATTTTATCCGGCTGAGGACTATCATCAGGATTATTACCTGAAGGAGCCGGGCCGCTACGAAGCCTACAAGAAGGCAAGCGGGCGGGAGAAGACGCTGAAGGAAGTCTGGCAGGGCGACTAG
- a CDS encoding amidohydrolase: MRLTILAALAALALGACTDPQSAAPAAEGKVRVFTGGTIYTGLADPATVEAVIVGPDGRILGTAPPLSQDWSEEEVEIIDLSGAVMFPGFTDAHAHLQGIGERELTLNLEGTASIDELVTRTEAELQDLAPGAILFGRGWIETGWPEGRMPSAADLDAVSPDNPVIFVRSDGHALVANTAALKAAEIYDITGDPPGGLTERDENYKATGIVIDNAMMPVLALVQDPTYDDMSKALEVGAKTYASRGWTGVHNMSAARDHARLLKALDDEGRLPLRVYNAFDERGFDIAKRREFETGRITNRAVKIYMDGALGSRGALLIQPYSDRPDTSGLPLLESGQLHNLMMDAYEDKVQLAIHAIGDLANRRVIEKFEELGYPADVRWRIEHAQMLHPDDVDRLAKSGLIPSMQPSHAIGDLHFAPARVGLDRLRGAYAWASLLKAGAIIAGGSDAPVEVGSPTIEFYAAVARKDLEGFSGEGWHPEEAVTRQQALALFTTGPAYAAFQEADLGTIETGKIADFTVFDRDLMTVPEAEILEAQPVMTVVGGEVVWRAER; this comes from the coding sequence ATGCGTCTGACCATACTTGCCGCCCTCGCCGCGCTCGCTCTGGGTGCCTGCACGGACCCGCAATCTGCAGCGCCCGCTGCAGAAGGCAAGGTTCGCGTCTTCACTGGCGGGACGATCTATACCGGCCTCGCCGATCCGGCGACCGTGGAGGCCGTCATCGTCGGCCCCGATGGCCGCATCCTCGGCACAGCCCCGCCGCTCTCCCAGGATTGGAGCGAAGAAGAGGTTGAAATCATTGACCTTTCCGGCGCGGTCATGTTCCCTGGCTTCACCGATGCCCACGCCCATTTGCAAGGCATCGGCGAGCGGGAGCTGACCCTTAACCTCGAAGGCACCGCCTCGATCGACGAACTGGTCACCCGCACCGAAGCGGAGCTGCAAGATCTCGCCCCCGGCGCCATCCTCTTCGGGCGCGGCTGGATCGAAACCGGCTGGCCCGAGGGCCGGATGCCGTCGGCCGCCGATCTCGACGCGGTAAGCCCTGATAATCCAGTGATTTTTGTCCGCTCCGATGGTCACGCCCTCGTCGCCAACACCGCCGCCCTGAAAGCAGCGGAGATTTACGACATCACCGGCGACCCGCCCGGTGGCCTCACCGAGCGGGACGAAAACTACAAAGCCACCGGCATCGTCATCGACAATGCCATGATGCCCGTCCTGGCTCTGGTGCAGGACCCGACCTATGACGACATGAGCAAGGCGCTGGAAGTCGGCGCGAAGACCTATGCCAGCCGCGGCTGGACCGGCGTTCACAATATGAGCGCCGCGCGGGACCATGCCCGCCTGCTGAAAGCGCTGGACGATGAGGGCCGCCTGCCGCTGCGCGTCTACAACGCATTCGATGAGCGTGGCTTCGACATTGCCAAACGCCGCGAATTTGAAACCGGCAGGATCACCAACCGCGCCGTGAAGATCTATATGGATGGCGCCCTCGGCAGTCGGGGCGCGCTGCTTATCCAGCCCTATTCGGATCGGCCCGATACCAGCGGCCTGCCATTGCTGGAGTCCGGCCAGCTGCACAATCTCATGATGGACGCTTATGAGGATAAGGTTCAGCTCGCGATCCATGCGATTGGCGATCTCGCCAACCGCCGCGTCATCGAGAAGTTCGAGGAACTTGGCTATCCGGCGGATGTGCGCTGGCGCATCGAACATGCCCAGATGCTGCACCCTGACGATGTCGACCGGCTCGCCAAAAGCGGCCTCATCCCCTCGATGCAGCCAAGCCACGCCATTGGCGACCTGCATTTCGCGCCGGCCCGTGTCGGTCTCGACCGCCTGCGCGGCGCTTATGCCTGGGCAAGCCTCCTGAAAGCCGGCGCGATCATCGCTGGCGGATCGGACGCGCCCGTCGAAGTCGGCTCCCCGACCATCGAGTTCTATGCGGCGGTTGCCCGCAAGGATCTGGAAGGCTTCTCGGGGGAAGGGTGGCATCCTGAGGAGGCCGTCACACGCCAGCAGGCGCTCGCCCTCTTCACCACCGGCCCGGCCTATGCCGCTTTCCAGGAGGCAGACCTCGGCACCATCGAGACTGGCAAGATCGCCGATTTCACGGTGTTTGACCGGGACCTGATGACTGTTCCGGAGGCGGAGATTCTGGAAGCCCAACCGGTGATGACGGTCGTGGGCGGCGAGGTCGTCTGGCGGGCAGAACGCTAG
- the rpmB gene encoding 50S ribosomal protein L28, with protein sequence MSRECELTGTKPMVGNIVSHSQIKTKRRYLPNLVQVTLHSEALNQDFKMRIAAKALRSVDKLGGLDAFLAKAKEDGLSDKALKIKRDIAKKAVA encoded by the coding sequence ATGTCCCGCGAATGCGAACTCACTGGCACGAAGCCGATGGTCGGCAACATCGTCAGCCACTCTCAGATCAAGACGAAGCGTCGCTATCTGCCGAACCTCGTTCAGGTTACGCTTCATTCTGAAGCCCTGAACCAGGACTTCAAGATGCGCATCGCTGCCAAAGCCCTGCGCTCGGTCGACAAGCTGGGTGGCCTTGATGCCTTCCTCGCCAAGGCGAAGGAAGACGGCCTGTCCGACAAAGCCCTCAAGATCAAGCGCGACATCGCCAAGAAAGCTGTCGCCTGA
- a CDS encoding DUF3108 domain-containing protein yields the protein MKRRLTLAAAAALGLAGLSTADTAPAAPAAPKGSLLANVKAGTPMRMVYELDARAMILIIPATGRASFNVELKPNTYTIKSKVRTTGLADVFVNYNMELAASGYTRPGELKTSGYVSQNRDGKKNRRVELSMTNTGFTMNASPKFGNLGDPAATQEQAVLANDPLTALITFALEPRPNGVDPCGGPIRVFDGKQLTYLILENKGKAKVKSPAWSGEAIECHVTMDKIAGYKAGEVNKDTLTGIDGPLRMYLAPMDNGTFVPVRIVADTDKVGKVTLQARTLRFEPLETAAAQTGSGGGR from the coding sequence ATGAAGCGCCGCCTCACCCTTGCTGCCGCCGCCGCCCTCGGGCTTGCGGGGCTTTCCACTGCCGACACAGCGCCAGCCGCCCCGGCGGCGCCCAAAGGCAGCCTGCTGGCCAATGTGAAGGCCGGTACGCCCATGCGCATGGTTTACGAGCTGGATGCCAGGGCGATGATCCTGATCATCCCGGCGACCGGCCGCGCCAGCTTCAATGTGGAGCTGAAGCCCAACACCTACACCATCAAGTCCAAGGTTCGCACCACCGGCCTGGCCGATGTGTTCGTGAACTATAATATGGAACTGGCTGCCTCGGGCTATACCCGCCCCGGCGAACTGAAGACGTCCGGCTATGTTTCCCAGAACCGCGACGGGAAGAAGAACCGCCGGGTCGAGTTGTCGATGACCAATACCGGCTTTACAATGAATGCGTCGCCGAAGTTCGGAAACCTGGGCGACCCGGCCGCGACGCAGGAACAGGCAGTTCTGGCCAATGACCCGCTGACCGCGCTGATCACTTTTGCGCTGGAGCCGCGCCCCAACGGGGTCGACCCCTGCGGCGGGCCGATCCGCGTCTTCGACGGCAAGCAGCTGACCTACCTGATCCTTGAAAACAAGGGCAAGGCGAAGGTGAAAAGCCCGGCCTGGAGCGGGGAAGCCATCGAATGCCATGTGACCATGGACAAGATTGCCGGCTACAAGGCGGGCGAAGTGAACAAGGACACGCTGACCGGCATCGACGGCCCGCTGCGGATGTATCTCGCCCCGATGGACAATGGCACATTCGTACCGGTACGGATTGTCGCTGACACCGACAAGGTGGGCAAGGTAACACTGCAGGCGCGTACACTGCGCTTCGAGCCGCTGGAAACGGCCGCAGCGCAGACAGGCAGCGGCGGCGGGCGCTGA
- a CDS encoding alpha/beta hydrolase, whose product MANPFFPAAWLTAACLLISACGDTPGLELEAGPIAGPIAELVASEPAPAPSPKPRTFQRGNGEAYELLGSQVWDVPDPVSGRNYQVFVFLPASYAEAPERTYPVLYVTDADYAFPIIRQISRRMNLEKTRIADFILVGLSYAEGDTGGTSRQRDYTPTPNGPSGAAPGSIHGQATAYQTYLRDQVKPFIASRFRAAPGEDVLLGHSYGGLLGAQILLTEPEMFRGYVLGSPSFWFDNRHILTLEADYAKAHDDLKADVYMYVGEYEARKPGDPRYMTSVDMVADMQTFQRRMEGRGYPGLHISADVLNDENHMSVAPRGFTLGLLELLPAD is encoded by the coding sequence ATGGCAAACCCCTTTTTTCCTGCCGCCTGGCTGACGGCTGCCTGCCTTTTGATTTCAGCCTGCGGGGATACGCCGGGCCTTGAGCTGGAGGCTGGCCCCATTGCCGGGCCGATTGCCGAGCTGGTGGCCAGCGAGCCGGCGCCTGCGCCTTCGCCCAAGCCCCGGACCTTCCAGCGCGGCAATGGCGAAGCCTATGAACTGCTGGGCAGCCAGGTGTGGGATGTGCCAGACCCCGTTTCAGGCCGGAACTATCAGGTGTTCGTTTTCCTTCCGGCGTCCTACGCCGAAGCGCCCGAGCGGACCTATCCGGTGCTTTATGTGACCGATGCCGATTATGCCTTCCCGATTATCCGCCAGATCAGCCGCCGGATGAATTTGGAGAAGACGCGGATTGCCGACTTCATTCTTGTAGGGCTTTCCTATGCCGAGGGCGACACTGGCGGGACAAGCCGCCAGCGCGATTATACCCCGACACCCAACGGGCCAAGCGGCGCAGCGCCCGGATCAATCCACGGCCAGGCCACCGCCTATCAGACCTATCTGCGCGACCAGGTGAAGCCGTTCATCGCCAGCCGCTTTCGCGCGGCGCCGGGAGAGGATGTCCTGCTGGGGCATTCCTATGGCGGGCTTCTGGGCGCGCAGATCCTGCTGACCGAGCCGGAAATGTTTCGGGGTTATGTGCTGGGCAGCCCATCCTTCTGGTTTGACAACCGCCATATCCTGACGCTGGAAGCAGACTATGCCAAAGCGCATGATGATCTGAAGGCGGACGTTTACATGTATGTGGGCGAGTATGAGGCCCGAAAGCCCGGTGACCCGCGCTACATGACCAGCGTGGACATGGTGGCCGACATGCAGACCTTCCAGCGCCGCATGGAAGGGCGCGGCTATCCGGGCTTGCACATCAGCGCTGACGTGCTGAATGATGAAAACCATATGAGCGTTGCGCCGCGCGGCTTCACCCTCGGCCTGCTGGAATTGCTGCCGGCGGACTGA
- a CDS encoding RluA family pseudouridine synthase translates to MTQILITSEADDAGQRLDAFLGAKAEGLSRSRAKALIEEGAVTVAGAVEKNPRAPIKPGLEYAVNLPPPVPATPQAEAIALDILFEDEHLIVLNKPAGLAVHPAPGSETGTLVNALLHHCQGQLSGIGGVERPGIVHRLDKLTSGVMVAAKTEAAHIGLAALFERHDIDRLYRAITRGAPRPLSGTIEASIARSENDRKKMSVHKNPDSPSARHAVTHYRAVETYGYKDRATRLPAAAMIECRLETGRTHQIRVHMTHVGAPLIGDPVYGRQSGIMAWKSPAAPEAEYDAALAAARAFPRQALHAAVLGFVHPITGETHRFEQPLPADMAGLVAALRKLPVD, encoded by the coding sequence ATGACCCAGATCCTGATTACGTCCGAGGCAGATGATGCCGGCCAGCGCCTTGATGCCTTTCTTGGCGCAAAGGCTGAAGGCCTCTCCCGCTCCCGCGCCAAGGCGCTCATCGAAGAAGGCGCGGTCACGGTCGCGGGCGCGGTGGAGAAAAACCCCCGCGCGCCGATCAAGCCCGGCCTCGAATATGCGGTAAACCTGCCGCCCCCGGTGCCCGCCACGCCCCAGGCCGAGGCCATCGCGCTCGACATCCTGTTTGAAGACGAACACCTGATCGTCCTCAACAAGCCTGCCGGCCTCGCCGTCCACCCCGCGCCGGGCAGCGAAACCGGCACGCTGGTCAATGCCCTGCTGCATCATTGCCAGGGCCAGCTCTCCGGCATCGGCGGGGTGGAGCGTCCCGGCATCGTCCACCGGCTCGACAAGCTCACCAGCGGCGTCATGGTCGCGGCGAAAACGGAAGCCGCCCATATCGGCCTGGCGGCCCTGTTCGAGCGTCACGACATAGACCGGCTCTACCGCGCCATCACGCGCGGCGCCCCCCGGCCCCTCTCGGGCACGATCGAGGCCTCCATTGCCCGCTCGGAAAATGACCGCAAGAAAATGTCGGTTCACAAAAATCCCGACAGCCCGTCCGCCCGCCATGCCGTCACCCATTACCGGGCCGTGGAAACCTATGGCTATAAGGACCGCGCCACCCGTCTTCCCGCCGCCGCGATGATCGAATGCCGGCTGGAAACAGGCCGCACGCACCAGATCCGGGTCCACATGACGCATGTCGGCGCCCCGCTCATCGGCGATCCGGTCTATGGCCGCCAGTCCGGCATCATGGCGTGGAAATCGCCCGCCGCGCCCGAGGCTGAGTATGACGCTGCGCTTGCGGCAGCGCGGGCGTTCCCTCGGCAGGCGCTGCACGCCGCCGTGCTTGGCTTCGTCCATCCCATCACGGGCGAAACCCACCGCTTCGAACAGCCGCTTCCGGCAGACATGGCCGGCCTCGTTGCCGCCCTGAGAAAACTGCCCGTCGATTAG